One genomic window of Peteryoungia desertarenae includes the following:
- a CDS encoding ABC transporter ATP-binding protein: MSGQVLEIVGVSKRFGQNLANDDISLSLAKGEIVALLGENGAGKTTLMNILFGHYVPDKGKVLIEGSELPPGKPRAAIRAGIGMVHQHFSLAPNLTVLDNVMTGTESLWSLRSRRSQARSRLMAIAERFGLKVDPDARLGDLSVGEQQRVEILKALYNDARILVLDEPTAVLTQIEAERLFGTLKDMAAQGLSLIFISHKLDEVMATADRIVVLRGGRKVAERKARETSKAELAELMVGRAVQRPVRQASKPGDLVLEAAGLTVREAGVNKLNAVDFRLRGGEVLGIIGVAGNGQTSLARVLSGTLAPSSGNLMLYGKRMEQMTVGDAVLAGIGRIPEDRNKEGVIGEMAIWENAILERLSEFSRHGLVDKGAGIALSRRIIDQFDVRGGTPASRISLLSGGNMQKLILGRNLINRPRILLAAQPTRGLDEGAVAAVHERILEARRGGTAVLLISEDLDEVMALADRIQAIVGGRLSPSIDADEASSRKLGLMMAGEWESEVIHAV; this comes from the coding sequence ATGAGCGGACAGGTTCTGGAGATAGTCGGCGTCAGCAAGCGGTTCGGCCAGAACCTCGCCAATGATGATATTTCGCTGAGCCTTGCCAAAGGCGAGATCGTGGCTCTTCTGGGCGAAAACGGCGCCGGCAAGACGACGCTGATGAACATCCTGTTTGGCCATTATGTTCCAGATAAGGGCAAGGTGCTGATTGAGGGGAGCGAACTACCCCCGGGCAAGCCACGCGCTGCCATCAGGGCCGGGATCGGCATGGTGCATCAGCATTTCTCGCTGGCACCGAACCTCACCGTTCTCGACAATGTCATGACAGGGACCGAAAGCCTGTGGTCGCTTCGCTCCAGACGCAGTCAAGCGCGTAGCAGACTGATGGCGATTGCAGAGCGTTTCGGCCTCAAGGTGGATCCCGATGCACGCCTTGGTGACCTTTCTGTGGGCGAGCAGCAACGCGTCGAGATCCTGAAGGCTCTTTACAATGATGCGCGCATCCTGGTTCTCGATGAACCGACGGCGGTCTTGACCCAGATCGAGGCGGAAAGGTTGTTTGGGACGCTGAAGGACATGGCAGCCCAGGGCCTTTCCCTGATTTTCATTTCCCACAAGCTCGACGAGGTCATGGCAACGGCTGACAGAATTGTCGTGCTTCGCGGGGGCCGCAAGGTTGCAGAGCGCAAGGCAAGAGAGACCAGCAAGGCGGAACTTGCCGAGCTGATGGTCGGTCGGGCTGTCCAGCGGCCTGTGAGACAGGCATCGAAGCCCGGAGACCTCGTCCTGGAGGCCGCAGGACTGACGGTTCGCGAAGCTGGCGTCAACAAGCTGAATGCCGTCGACTTTCGCCTGCGGGGTGGCGAGGTTCTCGGTATCATCGGCGTTGCCGGCAATGGTCAGACGAGCCTCGCCCGGGTCTTGTCGGGGACGCTTGCCCCTTCCTCCGGGAACCTCATGCTTTATGGCAAGCGCATGGAACAGATGACGGTGGGTGACGCCGTTCTGGCCGGGATTGGCCGAATACCCGAGGACCGCAACAAGGAGGGTGTCATCGGCGAGATGGCGATCTGGGAGAATGCGATCCTGGAGCGCCTGTCGGAGTTTTCCCGTCATGGTCTCGTCGACAAAGGGGCCGGGATTGCGCTCTCCAGGCGCATCATCGACCAATTCGATGTCCGGGGTGGAACACCCGCAAGTCGCATCAGCCTGCTGTCGGGCGGCAATATGCAAAAACTCATACTCGGTCGAAACCTGATCAACCGACCGCGCATCCTTCTGGCCGCTCAGCCCACCCGGGGCCTCGACGAAGGGGCCGTGGCCGCAGTGCATGAGCGCATTCTGGAAGCAAGGCGAGGAGGGACCGCCGTTCTCCTGATCTCGGAGGATCTTGACGAGGTCATGGCGCTCGCCGACCGGATCCAGGCCATCGTGGGCGGCAGGCTTTCGCCCTCCATTGACGCGGACGAAGCCTCTTCGCGCAAGCTCGGGCTGATGATGGCGGGCGAATGGGAGAGTGAGGTGATCCATGCGGTTTGA
- a CDS encoding ABC transporter permease: MRFERREHRSVLLVVATPLIAIAAALAIAGILIAIAGAPVLEAYWRILTGAFGSRLSATETLTRATPLILTGLAAAVAFRARLWNIGAEGQFYLGAIMVAAVSSQLVGNWPAVVQIPVLLAVGAMAGMVLLLIPLWLRLRFAVDEVVTTLLLNFVAVLFVSMLIDTVLKDPMAFGWPQSQPVSDDGMLPKLLERSRLHLGLAIAIALALVLHFVQSRTVFGMQSRAAGLNAQAAIFAGVPLGRTLVFVACLSGGLAGLAGSIEVMGVQGYVTTDLSPGYGYSGIVVAMLANLNPIGVVLAGLFTATMFVGADGMSRSMGIPSYIADVFVALSLLTMLVAVFFTQYRIRR, encoded by the coding sequence ATGCGGTTTGAGCGGCGCGAACACCGATCCGTTCTTCTGGTCGTCGCAACACCCTTGATTGCGATTGCTGCAGCCCTTGCGATTGCCGGCATTCTGATTGCCATTGCGGGTGCACCGGTTCTCGAAGCCTATTGGAGGATCCTTACAGGTGCATTCGGCTCCCGCCTCTCGGCGACCGAGACGCTCACGCGCGCAACGCCGCTCATCCTGACGGGCCTTGCCGCCGCTGTCGCCTTTCGCGCCAGGCTCTGGAATATCGGAGCGGAAGGTCAGTTCTATCTGGGTGCCATCATGGTGGCGGCGGTCAGTTCGCAACTGGTCGGAAACTGGCCGGCTGTGGTTCAGATCCCGGTGCTGCTCGCCGTCGGTGCCATGGCCGGCATGGTCTTGCTGCTGATCCCGCTCTGGCTGCGTCTCAGATTTGCGGTCGACGAAGTGGTGACGACGCTGCTTTTGAACTTCGTGGCCGTTCTTTTCGTCTCGATGCTGATCGATACGGTGCTGAAAGACCCCATGGCCTTCGGCTGGCCTCAGTCACAGCCGGTCAGTGACGACGGAATGCTGCCCAAACTTCTGGAACGGTCCCGTCTTCATCTGGGGCTGGCAATCGCCATCGCTCTCGCTTTGGTCCTGCATTTCGTCCAGTCCCGCACCGTCTTCGGCATGCAGTCGCGTGCCGCCGGTCTCAATGCGCAGGCTGCCATCTTTGCCGGCGTGCCGCTCGGCCGCACCCTGGTCTTCGTTGCCTGTCTGTCGGGTGGTCTCGCCGGCCTTGCAGGATCGATCGAAGTCATGGGCGTCCAGGGCTATGTCACAACCGACCTGTCGCCCGGCTATGGTTACTCGGGTATCGTTGTTGCCATGCTGGCCAATCTCAATCCGATCGGGGTGGTTCTGGCCGGTCTCTTCACGGCCACCATGTTTGTCGGCGCAGACGGCATGAGCCGCAGCATGGGCATTCCAAGCTATATCGCCGATGTCTTTGTTGCGCTCTCGCTGCTCACCATGCTGGTTGCCGTCTTCTTCACGCAATACAGGATTCGCCGATGA
- a CDS encoding ABC transporter permease: protein MSEIFDILASAGLWAAVLRIATPLILGTLGALLCERAGVLNLGIEGIMTFGAMIGWLSVYNGADLWTGFLIAALSGAVFGLLHSVLTVTLGLSQHVSGLGVTLFASSFAYFVFRILVPVAGTPPTIEPFQPIAIPGLSDLPFVGPALFVQTPPTYLAILLALGLAYVIFRTPLGLAIRMTGENPHAAEAQGINPMVVRYGAVIAGSALMGMAGAFLTLSAFNSFFPTMVQGRGWICIALVVFATWRPGRALMGALLFAFFDAFQLRLQTVLGGAVPYQLFLMIPYVLSIAALALMARRARVPQALMQPYRRGER from the coding sequence ATGAGTGAAATCTTCGACATCCTTGCCTCGGCGGGTCTGTGGGCTGCGGTCCTCCGGATTGCAACGCCGCTCATCCTGGGGACGCTTGGGGCGCTCTTGTGCGAACGGGCAGGGGTCCTGAACCTTGGCATCGAAGGCATCATGACCTTTGGTGCGATGATCGGCTGGCTTTCGGTCTATAACGGTGCGGATCTGTGGACCGGCTTCCTGATTGCCGCCCTGTCGGGTGCCGTCTTCGGCCTTCTTCATTCTGTTTTGACCGTCACGCTCGGTCTCTCCCAGCATGTGTCGGGTCTTGGCGTCACACTTTTTGCCTCAAGCTTTGCCTATTTCGTCTTCCGCATCCTCGTGCCTGTTGCGGGAACGCCCCCCACGATAGAACCGTTTCAGCCGATCGCCATTCCGGGCCTCAGTGACCTGCCATTTGTGGGCCCTGCGCTGTTCGTTCAGACGCCGCCAACCTATCTGGCAATCCTGCTCGCACTTGGTCTTGCCTATGTGATCTTTCGCACGCCGCTGGGTCTTGCGATCCGCATGACGGGGGAGAATCCGCATGCAGCCGAAGCGCAGGGGATCAATCCCATGGTGGTTCGTTATGGTGCGGTTATTGCCGGCAGCGCGCTGATGGGCATGGCGGGAGCCTTCCTGACGCTGTCTGCCTTCAACAGCTTCTTCCCAACCATGGTGCAGGGCAGGGGGTGGATCTGCATCGCGCTTGTCGTTTTCGCCACCTGGCGTCCCGGGCGAGCCCTGATGGGTGCCCTGCTCTTTGCCTTCTTCGATGCATTCCAGCTGCGTCTTCAGACGGTCCTCGGCGGTGCTGTGCCCTATCAACTGTTTTTGATGATCCCTTACGTCCTGTCGATCGCAGCGCTTGCGCTCATGGCGCGCCGTGCCCGCGTTCCCCAGGCCCTGATGCAACCCTATCGACGCGGCGAGCGCTGA
- a CDS encoding amidohydrolase family protein, with amino-acid sequence MFDLIIRNGNLPDGRQGFDIGLGAGRIKAIEKHIDAEAFEEIDATGRLVSPPFCDPHFHMDATLSLGMPRMNVSGTLLEGIALWGELRLLLTREALVDRALRYCDLAVSQGLLFIRSHVDTSDPRLVTAEALIEVRERVAPYITLQLVAFPQDGYFRARDGARSLARALDMGLDIVGGIPHFERTMDEGRLSLEALCRIAADRGLPVDIHCDETDDPMSRHIETLAAETIRHGLQGRVAGSHLTSMHSMDNYYVSKLIPLMAEAQINVIPNPLINIMLQGRHDTYPKRRGMTRVRELMNAGLNVSFGQDCTMDPWYSMGSADMLEVGHMAIHVAQMGGIEDKKQVFEALTVNSARTMGLDGYGLEVGCNADLIVLQAADVIEALRLKPTRLVVVKAGKVIARSAPRIGELRLDGRPRSIDPGLDYVPGIYR; translated from the coding sequence ATGTTCGACCTGATCATTCGCAATGGCAATCTCCCGGATGGACGGCAGGGTTTCGATATCGGGCTTGGCGCGGGCCGCATCAAGGCGATCGAAAAGCACATAGACGCGGAGGCATTCGAGGAGATCGACGCGACGGGACGGCTTGTCAGCCCGCCATTCTGTGATCCGCATTTCCACATGGATGCGACGCTGTCGCTTGGCATGCCGCGAATGAATGTATCGGGGACATTGCTGGAGGGTATTGCGCTCTGGGGCGAGCTTCGACTGCTTCTGACCAGAGAGGCCCTGGTTGACCGGGCGCTGCGCTACTGTGATCTCGCTGTCTCCCAGGGGCTTCTCTTCATCCGCAGTCATGTCGACACGTCCGATCCACGGCTGGTGACGGCCGAGGCCCTCATCGAGGTGCGCGAGCGGGTTGCGCCCTATATCACCCTGCAGCTCGTCGCATTCCCGCAGGATGGCTATTTCAGGGCCCGTGACGGAGCGAGATCACTGGCGCGTGCCCTGGACATGGGGCTCGATATCGTCGGGGGCATTCCGCATTTCGAGCGGACCATGGACGAGGGACGGCTCTCTCTCGAGGCGCTCTGTCGCATTGCCGCCGACCGTGGCTTGCCGGTCGATATCCATTGCGACGAAACGGATGATCCCATGTCGCGCCATATCGAGACGCTGGCGGCCGAAACCATTCGTCACGGCTTGCAGGGACGGGTGGCCGGTTCGCATCTGACCTCCATGCATTCCATGGACAATTACTATGTCTCGAAGCTCATTCCGCTGATGGCAGAGGCACAGATCAACGTGATCCCCAACCCCTTGATCAACATCATGCTGCAGGGGCGCCACGATACCTATCCCAAGCGTCGCGGGATGACGCGTGTGCGCGAATTGATGAATGCGGGATTGAATGTCTCCTTCGGCCAGGACTGCACCATGGACCCCTGGTATTCGATGGGGTCGGCAGACATGCTGGAGGTTGGCCATATGGCCATCCATGTTGCGCAGATGGGCGGAATTGAAGACAAGAAGCAGGTCTTCGAGGCGCTGACCGTGAATTCAGCCCGCACCATGGGGCTTGACGGATACGGGCTTGAGGTCGGCTGCAATGCGGACCTGATCGTCCTGCAGGCAGCGGATGTGATTGAGGCATTGCGATTGAAGCCGACACGGCTCGTGGTGGTCAAAGCAGGAAAGGTCATCGCCCGCAGCGCGCCCCGAATTGGCGAGTTGCGCCTTGACGGTCGTCCTCGCAGCATTGATCCCGGTCTGGACTATGTGCCGGGCATCTATCGATGA
- a CDS encoding shikimate dehydrogenase family protein: MTRSIRLGLIGDNITRSQAPRLHQLAGLQSGCRVSYERLVPAELGKGFDQLFAEVAASGYRGVNITYPYKERAAAKVTIPDPLTRAMGAVNTVIFEKDGLYGFNTDHSGFIRAYRQARGEMAPGTVLILGAGGVGKAIGFALVALGVARMRIADLDIDKAKALRDALKLARPGLSIEVATGGDEVSWPVDGVINCTPRGMDRHPGSPISKDLLRGAVWAFDAVYTPIDTVFLQDARMQGVETITGYELFIGQGVDAWEIFAGLPLDEKRLRADLLRGE; encoded by the coding sequence TTGACCAGATCGATCCGTCTCGGCCTGATCGGAGACAATATCACAAGATCACAGGCGCCACGGCTGCACCAGCTCGCCGGTCTGCAGAGTGGCTGCAGAGTCAGCTACGAACGCCTCGTGCCGGCCGAACTGGGCAAGGGGTTTGACCAGCTCTTCGCAGAGGTCGCAGCGTCCGGATATCGCGGCGTGAACATAACCTATCCCTACAAGGAGCGCGCTGCGGCAAAGGTCACCATACCGGATCCCCTGACCAGAGCGATGGGGGCGGTCAACACGGTTATCTTTGAAAAGGACGGGCTTTACGGCTTCAATACCGACCATTCCGGCTTCATCAGGGCCTATCGACAGGCGCGCGGAGAAATGGCGCCCGGTACTGTCTTGATCTTGGGTGCAGGCGGGGTGGGAAAGGCAATCGGTTTTGCGTTGGTCGCCCTGGGTGTTGCCCGGATGCGGATTGCAGATCTTGATATCGACAAGGCAAAGGCTCTGCGTGATGCCCTGAAGCTTGCCAGACCCGGCCTCAGCATCGAGGTTGCAACGGGAGGAGACGAGGTTTCATGGCCCGTCGACGGGGTCATCAATTGCACCCCCCGTGGCATGGACCGCCATCCGGGTTCACCCATCAGCAAAGACCTGCTGCGGGGCGCCGTCTGGGCATTTGATGCCGTCTATACGCCAATTGATACAGTCTTCCTGCAGGATGCCCGCATGCAGGGTGTTGAAACCATCACGGGCTATGAGCTCTTCATTGGCCAGGGCGTCGATGCATGGGAGATATTTGCGGGCTTGCCACTTGATGAAAAGCGTTTGCGGGCAGACCTCCTGAGGGGCGAATGA
- a CDS encoding dihydrodipicolinate synthase family protein — protein sequence MPSSTHQPTQHSMQGVFPVMITPFTPENGIDWDGYARLIEWYIDHGSHGLFAVCQSSEMVYLSLKERCDLARFAVKQVAGRMPVVASGHIAEDLAEQKRELSAMAGTGVDAVVLVTNRLADMQEDGHVFRARMEGLLSALPSDLMLGLYECPAPYRRLLSDDELRWCAESGRFAFLKDVSCNLDHLKRRLSLVRGTPLAINNANAAIAWPAIQAGGHGFSGVMNNFHPDLYRWLIDHGRAHPDLAADLDRFLVLSAMSEMLGYPKLAKHYHRRLGTFSGVSSRSVDYDIEARHFAVETVLDHIVEGMRVYREKIGALAGSARPH from the coding sequence ATGCCCAGTTCCACGCATCAACCCACGCAGCATTCAATGCAGGGTGTCTTCCCGGTGATGATCACACCGTTTACGCCGGAAAACGGCATCGACTGGGACGGGTATGCCCGCCTCATCGAATGGTATATCGACCATGGATCACATGGGCTCTTTGCCGTCTGCCAGTCGTCCGAAATGGTTTACCTGTCCCTGAAGGAACGCTGCGATCTTGCCCGTTTTGCCGTCAAACAGGTTGCCGGTCGAATGCCGGTCGTTGCGTCCGGCCATATTGCGGAGGATCTTGCCGAGCAAAAGCGTGAGCTGAGCGCCATGGCGGGAACAGGCGTCGATGCCGTTGTTCTCGTCACGAACCGTCTTGCCGACATGCAAGAAGACGGACATGTGTTTCGCGCACGCATGGAGGGCCTCCTCTCCGCACTCCCTTCAGACCTGATGCTCGGGCTTTACGAATGCCCAGCACCCTACAGGCGGCTGTTGAGTGATGACGAGTTGCGCTGGTGTGCCGAGAGCGGTCGCTTTGCCTTTCTGAAAGACGTGAGCTGCAACCTGGATCATCTCAAGCGACGCTTGTCCCTGGTCAGGGGCACGCCCCTTGCCATCAACAATGCCAATGCCGCCATTGCCTGGCCTGCCATACAAGCGGGAGGGCACGGCTTCTCGGGTGTGATGAACAATTTTCATCCGGATCTTTATCGCTGGCTGATCGATCATGGTCGGGCGCATCCGGATCTGGCTGCAGACCTGGACAGGTTCCTCGTTCTGTCCGCCATGTCGGAGATGCTCGGCTATCCGAAGCTTGCAAAACACTACCACCGGCGCCTCGGAACATTTTCGGGCGTATCAAGCCGCAGTGTCGACTATGATATCGAAGCGCGCCATTTTGCGGTCGAGACCGTCCTGGATCACATCGTGGAGGGGATGCGCGTCTATCGTGAAAAGATCGGCGCTCTTGCGGGATCTGCCCGACCGCATTGA